Proteins encoded in a region of the Thermocaproicibacter melissae genome:
- a CDS encoding diacylglycerol kinase family protein yields the protein MRFLNSFRCAFRGIGYCINHERNMRIHIVVALYVFAFSFFFHLNRTEYAVLFLTFAAVFMGELLNTSAETICNRMAEHYDPGIRKIKDLASGAVLMGALFSLGVAVCLFWKPESFQLMLTYFCENPGMIVLVAAATAISLIFIELGPLGVKDKLFRKKAERGKHRG from the coding sequence TTGCGGTTTTTGAACAGTTTTCGTTGTGCTTTCCGAGGAATCGGTTACTGCATCAATCATGAACGAAATATGCGGATACACATTGTCGTCGCACTATATGTGTTCGCTTTTTCGTTCTTTTTTCATTTGAACAGAACAGAATACGCCGTGCTTTTTCTTACCTTTGCGGCTGTTTTCATGGGTGAACTGCTGAATACCTCGGCAGAAACCATCTGCAACCGCATGGCGGAGCACTATGATCCCGGCATCCGCAAAATTAAGGACCTTGCGTCAGGTGCCGTTCTGATGGGCGCCCTTTTTTCACTGGGCGTTGCGGTCTGCCTGTTCTGGAAGCCTGAGAGTTTTCAGCTTATGCTGACTTATTTTTGCGAAAACCCGGGCATGATAGTTCTTGTTGCCGCAGCGACGGCGATCAGCCTGATTTTTATTGAGTTAGGTCCACTTGGCGTAAAGGACAAGCTCTTCCGAAAAAAAGCAGAAAGAGGGAAACACCGTGGCTGA
- the era gene encoding GTPase Era, translated as MAESPEQKTAFISIVGRPNVGKSSILNALLGTKVAIVSHKPQTTRTRIMGVLTQAETQLVFIDTPGLLKPRNRLGEYMVKSVLESVSGVDACLLVEEAGRKVSPSSRELIQRFQAQKIPAVLAINKIDLLADKSVLMAQIAELSSLYPFEAVVPVSAVKNDGIDELTEELKKLAHPEIHFFDDDALTDQPERVLAGEIVREKILRLLSSEVPHGVAVVVERMSARDDGSGITDISAVIYCEKESHKGIIIGKNGSMLKKIGTYAREDMERFFGCKINLKLWVRVKEDWRNREAALRAMGYDSSAFDS; from the coding sequence GTGGCTGAATCACCGGAACAAAAAACAGCGTTTATTTCCATTGTCGGGCGGCCGAATGTCGGCAAATCATCAATTCTCAATGCACTGCTTGGCACGAAGGTTGCCATTGTTTCTCATAAACCGCAGACAACACGCACCCGCATCATGGGCGTGCTGACACAAGCGGAAACCCAATTGGTCTTTATCGACACACCCGGACTTTTGAAACCGCGCAACCGTCTCGGAGAATACATGGTCAAGTCGGTTTTGGAGTCCGTCTCCGGTGTGGACGCCTGCTTGCTGGTGGAAGAAGCGGGCAGGAAGGTTTCCCCGTCTTCGCGGGAGCTGATTCAAAGGTTTCAGGCACAGAAAATTCCGGCGGTGCTTGCCATCAACAAAATTGACCTCTTGGCCGATAAATCTGTCCTAATGGCGCAGATTGCCGAGCTTTCTTCCCTCTATCCGTTTGAGGCGGTTGTTCCGGTTTCGGCTGTTAAGAACGACGGAATTGACGAACTCACCGAAGAGCTCAAGAAGCTTGCTCATCCGGAAATTCACTTCTTTGACGACGATGCCCTGACGGATCAGCCGGAGCGCGTCCTTGCGGGTGAAATCGTCCGAGAAAAGATTCTCCGCCTCTTGAGCAGTGAAGTTCCTCACGGAGTCGCCGTTGTCGTCGAGCGTATGTCGGCGAGGGATGACGGCAGCGGAATCACCGATATCTCTGCGGTTATCTACTGCGAAAAGGAATCCCACAAAGGTATCATCATCGGCAAAAACGGTTCCATGCTGAAAAAAATCGGCACCTATGCCCGCGAGGATATGGAACGCTTTTTCGGGTGTAAAATCAATCTAAAACTATGGGTCAGGGTCAAAGAAGACTGGAGAAACCGGGAAGCTGCGCTCAGAGCAATGGGATATGATAGCTCCGCTTTCGACAGCTGA
- the ybeY gene encoding rRNA maturation RNase YbeY, whose translation MEKVKVIIDNRQKAVKIPTGLRMLVRRCCTAVLRMEKFEGPAEVSVVFVDNEQIHKLNLQYRNKDMPTDVLSFPMGENGVYDINHSTGAKILGDIVISMEKAVEQAERYGHSLEREVGYLTAHSMLHLLGYDHEQGGIERVHMREKEELVMTELGLPSTSSYVLEEDEE comes from the coding sequence ATGGAAAAAGTCAAGGTGATTATTGATAACAGGCAGAAGGCAGTCAAAATACCGACGGGCCTTAGGATGCTTGTGCGGCGCTGTTGTACTGCCGTACTTAGAATGGAGAAGTTTGAGGGACCTGCGGAGGTCAGTGTGGTCTTCGTTGACAATGAGCAGATCCACAAGCTGAATTTGCAGTATCGCAATAAGGACATGCCTACCGATGTTTTGTCCTTCCCAATGGGAGAGAACGGAGTTTACGACATAAACCACTCAACCGGTGCAAAAATTCTCGGAGATATCGTGATTTCCATGGAAAAAGCTGTGGAGCAGGCAGAACGCTACGGCCACAGCCTTGAGCGCGAGGTCGGTTATCTCACAGCCCATTCCATGCTGCATCTTCTCGGCTATGACCATGAGCAGGGTGGCATTGAAAGGGTTCATATGCGCGAGAAAGAAGAACTAGTCATGACGGAGCTTGGCCTGCCGAGCACAAGCAGTTATGTACTTGAAGAAGATGAGGAATAG